In Erigeron canadensis isolate Cc75 chromosome 1, C_canadensis_v1, whole genome shotgun sequence, a single window of DNA contains:
- the LOC122592345 gene encoding uncharacterized protein LOC122592345 has translation MAAMQNSGGQLLTLTEETRINHNRFTKIEFPKFEGDNVEDWIYKCEHFYTIDATPETSKIRYVAIHITGRALSWHQGYMKSSGKTMENITWDEYSRSTMARFSTTHMEDAMGALKALVQEGELDEYCDQFDKLLNKVTLCEEYSVSIFVEGLKPEIKCYLKMFKPKTLRDAYSLAKIQDQANKMLGKQQVNNYASSSRNMSTTPRSSSLSNAGKPPILATPVNAIPSIAIVPKKVNNKFFEVKRAKGECFWCNEKFVQGHNKACKGKKQLFLVEVEEELDEELEEINLLNTAVRVQGEPQISLNAIMGIPSYSTMQIVGTIGTRNLHILVDGGSTHNFMSKILAEKVKCILQDIPNVNVTMANGNRMDCVKMCKGFQWIMQGNWYTADMLVIELNNYDIVLGVQWLETLNDIIWNFKHLTMKFHVGDQEFQLKGVAKHGVQLCSMEKMSSLLHDSHSVAQAQLCTLHDATSDHQVHKPTLTEFTSDDELKVLLERYADVFAIPIGLPPPRSCDHKIVLKDEKLNLNLKPYRYPRAQKDVIEQMTQELLDSGVIRHSTSCFVAPVVLVKKKDGSWRMCIDYRKLMRIPLKMCTQFL, from the coding sequence ATGGCGGCGATGCAGAATTCCGGTGGTCAACTCCTAACACTAACTGAGGAAACTCGAATTAATCATAACCGTTTCACAAAAATCGAATTTCCTAAGTTTGAAGGAGATAATGTGGAAGACTGGATTTACAAGTGTGAGCATTTCTACACAATTGATGCTACACCTGAAACATCAAAAATTAGGTATGTTGCAATACATATAACAGGGAGAGCACTGTCATGGCACCAAGGCTACATGAAATCGAGCGGGAAAACTATGGAAAACATAACTTGGGATGAATATTCAAGGTCAACCATGGCAAGGTTTAGTACAACTCATATGGAGGATGCAATGGGAGCATTGAAGGCTCTGGTTCAAGAAGGTGAATTGGACGAATATTGTGATCAATTTGACAAGTTGTTAAACAAGGTAACTCTCTGTGAAGAATATTCTGTTAGTATTTTTGTAGAAGGCCTTAAACCAGAAATTAAATGCTATTTGAAGATGTTTAAACCAAAAACATTAAGAGATGCATACTCTTTGGCAAAAATACAAGATCAAGCAAATAAGATGTTAGGGAAGCAACAGGTGAATAACTATGCATCTAGTAGTAGGAATATGAGTACTACACCTAGATCCTCTAGTCTTAGCAATGCTGGAAAACCTCCTATATTGGCCACACCAGTTAATGCTATCCCATCCATTGCTATTGTACCAAAGAAGGTGAATAATAAGTTTTTTGAGGTGAAAAGAGCAAAAGGAGAATGTTTTTGGTGCAATGAAAAGTTTGTTCAAGGCCATAACAAGGCGTGTAAGGgaaaaaaacaactttttttagTAGAGGTTGAGGAGGAATTGGATGAGGAATTAGAGGAAATAAATCTGTTGAATACTGCAGTAAGAGTACAAGGAGAGCCCCAAATTTCATTAAATGCCATTATGGGCATCCCTTCATACTCCACAATGCAGATTGTGGGTACAATTGGAACAAGGAACTTGCATATTTTGGTGGATGGAGGATCTACTCATAATTTCATGAGTAAAATTTTGGCAGAGAAGGTGAAATGCATTTTACAAGATATTCCTAATGTAAATGTCACTATGGCCAATGGGAATAGAATGGATTGTGTCAAGATGTGCAAGGGTTTTCAGTGGATTATGCAGGGGAATTGGTACACTGCTGATATGTTGGTAATTGAGCTCAATAACTATGATATTGTTTTGGGGGTTCAGTGGTTGGAGACACTCAATGACATCATATGGAATTTTAAGCACCTCACTATGAAATTTCATGTGGGAGATCAAGAGTTCCAATTAAAAGGAGTGGCTAAACATGGAGTTCAATTGTGTTCCATGGAAAAGATGTCTTCTCTGTTACATGATTCCCATAGTGTGGCTCAAGCACAATTATGTACTCTACATGATGCTACTAGTGATCACCAAGTACATAAGCCCACACTAACAGAATTTACAAGTGATGATGAGCTGAAAGTTTTATTGGAAAGATATGCAGATGTATTTGCCATACCCATTGGATTACCACCACCTAGGAGTTGTGATCACAAGATTGTGTTAAAGGATGAGAAATTAAACCTTAATTTGAAACCATATAGATATCCTAGAGCACAAAAGGATGTGATAGAGCAGATGACACAAGAACTGCTTGATTCTGGAGTTATTAGGCATAGCACAAGTTGCTTTGTTGCACCAGTGGTCTTAGTTAAGAAAAAAGATGGCTCTTGGAGGATGTGTATCGACTATAGGAAGCTGATGAGAATACCATTAAAGATGTGTACCCAATTCCTTTGA